One Acaryochloris thomasi RCC1774 DNA window includes the following coding sequences:
- a CDS encoding DNA polymerase III subunit gamma/tau, protein MGYEPLHHKYRPQTFADLVGQDAIATTLTNAIDSQRIAPAYLFTGPRGTGKTSSARILAKSLNCLNSEKPTPSPCGTCSVCREIALGTSLDVIEIDAASNTGVDNIRELIERAQFAPVQCRFKIYCLDEVHMLSTAAFNALLKTLEEPPAQVVFILATTDPQRVLATIISRCQRFDFRRIPLAPMVSHLTHIAEQESIPITGAAVELVAQLSQGGLRDAESLLDQLSLLSGEIAPEQIWDLAGSVPERELLSLVQAIMAQQPDALLSQTHQLLNRGRDPLIVLQNLTGFYRDLLIAKTAPDRRDLVTITEATWAELCDVAQQLEMATILTGQQHLRTCEPQVKNTTQPRLWLEVALLGLLPGATAPVAASPVNSFVQRPPQAALPLTVQAHAASPLPASPAPAAVPAAVLEEPPVQQPATVPQPAVSQSAAAPQSQPQADPPVQESPVASSPAPASPPPAAEPSSDLAQVWQQMLGQLHPAGRALFNQHGQLLSFSGNQARIGVPKGLVPTAQRKLEEVESAFQTLFHRPIKANLVINTPTAQPPAAPAHSPQSSPAPSFSSQPAAPTQAAAPESLREPLPSPAAPPSPVSPPPESSMAAAMPAKADLGPAPVLWETEDELTQTTRSFANFFGGAIVADAPEPEPLSEKA, encoded by the coding sequence GTGGGTTACGAGCCGCTGCATCATAAGTATCGTCCCCAGACCTTTGCCGATCTGGTGGGACAAGATGCGATCGCAACTACCCTCACTAACGCCATCGACTCTCAGCGGATTGCTCCGGCCTATCTGTTCACAGGCCCTAGGGGCACCGGAAAGACCTCTAGCGCCCGCATTTTAGCCAAGTCTCTCAACTGTCTCAATAGCGAAAAACCCACGCCCAGCCCCTGCGGTACCTGCTCTGTCTGCAGAGAGATAGCTTTGGGTACCTCTCTAGACGTGATTGAAATCGATGCCGCCAGCAATACCGGCGTTGATAATATCCGCGAGCTGATTGAGCGGGCCCAGTTTGCCCCCGTCCAGTGTCGGTTTAAAATCTACTGCCTCGACGAAGTACACATGCTGAGCACGGCAGCCTTTAACGCCCTGCTCAAGACCTTAGAAGAGCCGCCTGCTCAAGTCGTCTTTATTCTAGCCACCACCGATCCCCAGCGGGTTTTGGCCACCATTATTTCTCGGTGCCAGCGCTTCGACTTCCGCCGGATTCCCCTGGCGCCGATGGTGTCCCATCTCACTCATATTGCTGAGCAGGAGTCGATCCCCATCACTGGTGCTGCCGTCGAACTGGTGGCGCAACTGTCTCAAGGTGGGCTGCGCGATGCCGAAAGCCTGCTTGATCAGCTCAGCCTGCTATCGGGCGAGATTGCCCCTGAACAAATCTGGGATCTCGCGGGATCTGTGCCTGAACGCGAACTGCTGTCGCTAGTGCAGGCAATTATGGCCCAGCAGCCGGATGCGTTACTCAGTCAAACACACCAGCTTCTCAATCGCGGTCGAGATCCGCTGATCGTCTTGCAGAATCTGACGGGCTTTTATCGGGATTTGCTGATTGCTAAAACCGCACCTGATCGACGTGATTTAGTCACAATTACCGAAGCAACCTGGGCAGAACTGTGTGATGTGGCCCAACAATTAGAGATGGCAACCATCCTGACGGGCCAGCAGCATCTGCGCACCTGTGAGCCGCAGGTCAAAAACACAACGCAGCCCCGCCTGTGGCTAGAGGTGGCCCTGCTCGGGTTGTTGCCTGGTGCAACCGCTCCTGTGGCAGCCTCTCCCGTTAATTCTTTTGTACAGCGTCCGCCGCAAGCTGCGCTCCCGCTTACCGTTCAAGCACATGCTGCCTCTCCTCTCCCGGCCTCTCCTGCGCCCGCTGCTGTGCCCGCCGCTGTACTAGAGGAGCCTCCTGTACAGCAGCCTGCTACCGTGCCTCAGCCTGCTGTGTCTCAGTCTGCGGCTGCTCCACAATCTCAGCCCCAAGCTGATCCCCCCGTTCAAGAGAGTCCTGTCGCATCAAGTCCGGCCCCTGCTAGCCCACCCCCTGCAGCAGAGCCGTCTAGCGATCTTGCTCAGGTGTGGCAGCAAATGCTCGGCCAGCTTCATCCCGCAGGCCGCGCGCTTTTTAATCAGCACGGACAGCTCCTGTCGTTCAGCGGTAACCAAGCCAGAATTGGCGTCCCGAAGGGACTAGTCCCCACCGCCCAGAGGAAGCTCGAAGAAGTGGAATCTGCATTCCAGACCCTGTTTCATCGACCTATTAAAGCTAACTTAGTCATTAATACGCCCACGGCTCAGCCACCCGCAGCTCCGGCGCACTCTCCCCAATCATCGCCAGCACCGTCATTTTCTTCACAGCCTGCAGCCCCGACCCAAGCAGCCGCTCCTGAGTCATTGAGAGAGCCGCTCCCCTCGCCTGCGGCTCCCCCTTCTCCTGTCTCCCCACCTCCTGAGTCATCGATGGCAGCAGCGATGCCTGCCAAGGCTGATTTAGGCCCTGCACCTGTTCTCTGGGAAACTGAGGATGAGCTGACCCAAACGACCCGTAGCTTTGCGAACTTCTTTGGTGGAGCGATCGTGGCGGATGCTCCCGAACCTGAACCCCTTTCAGAAAAAGCTTAA
- a CDS encoding alpha/beta hydrolase, protein MGRVRRLAPRWMLMGSMGVAIAYILFCLYLFQQQRTIVFDPNRPITTLPNDPTFKLPYEDITIPVGDQQQMQGWWIPAPTADEAIEAIPNEPTRILSSPMVVLMLKGRGGNRSSRSHLARTKGLRQLGFAVLLVDYRGYGDSDGDLPSEANLYQDSQAAWHYLTQVRRILPEQIVIHGESMGGAVAIDLATQQPQAAGLIVQSSFTSMSAAIKQFEWLNLLPIDLLLTQRFDSIAKVRSLQMPVLYLHGTADQIVPAFMSEQLYKATPTQTPKELLLVPDRTHYRIYRPGQTSYLRAVQRLANKIEAR, encoded by the coding sequence GTGGGTCGAGTACGTCGGTTAGCGCCGCGATGGATGCTGATGGGGTCAATGGGAGTTGCGATCGCATATATCCTCTTCTGCCTTTATCTTTTCCAGCAGCAGCGCACCATCGTCTTCGACCCCAATCGTCCCATCACCACACTGCCCAACGACCCCACCTTCAAACTGCCCTACGAAGACATTACGATTCCAGTCGGTGATCAGCAGCAAATGCAGGGCTGGTGGATTCCAGCACCCACCGCAGATGAAGCCATTGAAGCGATCCCCAACGAACCGACTCGCATCCTTTCATCGCCAATGGTGGTTCTAATGCTGAAGGGCAGGGGAGGCAATCGCAGCTCTCGCAGCCATCTCGCCAGAACCAAAGGACTCCGACAGCTCGGGTTTGCGGTTCTGCTTGTGGACTATCGTGGCTACGGTGATAGCGACGGCGATCTGCCCAGCGAAGCAAATCTATATCAAGATAGCCAAGCGGCTTGGCACTACTTAACCCAGGTTCGCAGAATTCTACCAGAGCAGATCGTGATCCACGGCGAATCGATGGGCGGCGCAGTTGCTATCGATCTGGCGACGCAGCAGCCCCAGGCGGCGGGTCTGATCGTGCAGAGCAGTTTTACCTCGATGTCAGCGGCGATCAAGCAGTTCGAATGGCTGAATCTATTGCCCATTGATCTATTGCTGACCCAGCGGTTTGACTCCATTGCCAAGGTGAGATCGCTCCAGATGCCCGTTCTCTACCTGCACGGCACCGCCGATCAGATCGTACCGGCTTTTATGAGCGAACAGCTCTATAAGGCAACGCCAACCCAAACCCCAAAGGAATTGCTGCTCGTCCCCGACCGGACCCATTACCGTATCTACCGTCCGGGTCAGACCTCCTATCTGCGGGCAGTGCAGCGGCTGGCGAACAAAATCGAGGCGCGTTAG
- a CDS encoding GspE family protein, translating into MQASRNLGLFPLLAPQEIEDFRVQYGRRTLARLKQEVQASEANGKVIFTGHRGCGKSTLLYELNILMQKQQHFVALFSIADMVEMSDVNHINILYAIALTLLSKASKSGVSIPEPTKEQLLNWFITTKSETYTDQFKQEVGAGGDLLSFLSAKLKKEDTFREEIKITFERRVSELTNMIDRIAAAIQVATKKEVLVIIDDLDKLDLSVVEAIYRDNINALFSPNIRIVFTIPISVVREPRLLATLQSFCQIVLLSVTKFYPQDQAHLPNGKAIAENVEILQKILAKRIPQDLIDPNVMQQLVLLSGGVLRELIRLGQECCRECMLELELEPDQPDLVINTDILDSAVKTLRNQFARSLGSELYDLLVKIYAGFTPPDARSPEFLELLHGLYVLEYENDDLWYDLHPFVTDLLQRKKLLTP; encoded by the coding sequence ATGCAAGCATCCCGGAACCTGGGGCTGTTTCCATTATTGGCACCTCAAGAAATTGAAGACTTTAGGGTGCAGTATGGTCGTCGGACGTTAGCGCGCTTGAAGCAGGAGGTACAAGCCTCTGAAGCCAACGGCAAAGTCATCTTTACGGGACATCGGGGCTGTGGAAAATCAACGCTCCTGTACGAACTCAATATCTTGATGCAAAAGCAGCAGCACTTTGTCGCGCTGTTTTCAATTGCTGACATGGTGGAAATGTCGGATGTTAACCACATCAATATTCTTTATGCTATTGCCTTGACGCTGTTGAGCAAGGCTTCAAAAAGCGGCGTCTCTATTCCTGAGCCTACAAAAGAGCAGCTACTGAACTGGTTTATAACCACGAAGAGTGAGACATATACCGACCAATTCAAGCAGGAAGTGGGAGCGGGTGGCGATCTCTTAAGTTTCCTGTCTGCAAAGCTCAAAAAGGAAGATACGTTCCGAGAAGAGATCAAGATTACCTTTGAGCGTCGCGTGTCTGAGTTGACCAATATGATCGATCGGATTGCTGCGGCAATTCAGGTCGCTACTAAAAAAGAAGTGTTGGTTATTATTGATGATCTTGACAAGCTTGATTTGTCTGTTGTTGAAGCTATCTATCGGGATAATATCAACGCTCTTTTCTCGCCGAATATTCGCATAGTGTTCACCATTCCTATCTCTGTGGTCAGAGAGCCAAGGCTGTTGGCAACTTTGCAATCTTTTTGTCAGATTGTTCTGTTATCGGTCACAAAGTTTTATCCTCAAGACCAAGCGCATCTACCCAACGGTAAAGCCATTGCCGAGAATGTTGAGATCTTGCAAAAAATCTTGGCAAAACGCATCCCTCAGGATTTGATTGACCCCAATGTGATGCAGCAATTGGTGCTGTTGAGTGGTGGCGTGTTGCGAGAACTGATCCGCTTAGGGCAAGAATGCTGCCGTGAATGCATGCTGGAGCTAGAGCTGGAGCCAGATCAGCCTGATTTGGTGATCAATACGGACATTCTAGATTCAGCCGTCAAAACGTTGCGGAATCAGTTCGCTCGCAGTTTAGGGAGCGAACTCTATGATCTGTTGGTGAAGATTTACGCAGGCTTTACGCCACCCGATGCTCGGAGTCCAGAATTTCTAGAATTGCTGCATGGGCTCTATGTTTTGGAATATGAGAATGATGATTTATGGTATGACCTGCATCCATTTGTGACTGATTTATTACAACGCAAGAAGTTGTTGACGCCATAG
- a CDS encoding YgzB family protein: protein MNQRYVINFPALRSWMFAIAFICLLSVVGLGWLVKSFFVLLALLFITPIIAFFGIRWWINRNLVQEPCPSCGTAAVGLKNRVTQCPQCGESLEVEGQHFKRSTPPGTVDVQAVEVTAQVVED from the coding sequence GTGAACCAGCGCTACGTTATTAATTTCCCAGCTTTGCGCTCGTGGATGTTTGCGATCGCATTTATCTGCTTGCTCAGCGTTGTGGGCTTGGGCTGGCTGGTGAAGTCTTTCTTTGTGTTGCTGGCGCTATTGTTCATCACCCCCATCATTGCCTTCTTTGGCATTCGCTGGTGGATCAATCGCAATCTGGTGCAGGAACCTTGTCCTTCCTGTGGCACAGCGGCGGTGGGACTCAAAAATCGAGTGACCCAATGTCCCCAATGCGGCGAGAGCCTTGAAGTAGAAGGACAGCATTTTAAGCGATCCACTCCTCCAGGAACAGTCGATGTCCAAGCGGTTGAGGTCACAGCTCAAGTGGTCGAAGACTAG
- the hpnA gene encoding hopanoid-associated sugar epimerase, producing the protein MQVFVTGATGFVGANLVRLLLKQGYQVRVLVRPESLRTNLQDLDVEIVTGDLLDPGVVKHLRGCQVLFHVAAHYSLWRTERDQLYRNNVLGTRNILKAARDASIERTVYTSSVAAIGVPDSGAIANETYQSSIEKLIGAYKQSKYLAEQEAFHAISIGQDIVIVNPSTPIGPWDLKPTPTGDMILRFLRRQMPFYLNTGLNLIHVRDVAQGHLLALEKGKTGERYILGNRNLTLQEILAQLSEITGLPEPRSGLPAWIPLTAAWIDECVLAPLGKTPSVPLAGVKMAKQKMFYDASKAVQDLGLPQTDVRVALREAVDWFIHHDYVPNWQG; encoded by the coding sequence GTGCAGGTATTTGTGACGGGGGCAACAGGATTTGTCGGCGCTAATTTAGTCCGGTTACTGCTCAAGCAGGGCTATCAGGTGCGCGTATTGGTTCGTCCCGAGAGCCTGAGAACGAATTTGCAAGATCTTGATGTCGAGATCGTCACGGGTGATTTACTTGACCCCGGCGTGGTCAAGCATCTGCGTGGCTGTCAGGTGCTGTTTCATGTGGCAGCCCACTACAGTCTTTGGCGGACGGAGCGAGATCAGCTCTACCGCAATAATGTGCTGGGTACCCGCAATATTCTGAAGGCTGCACGCGATGCCAGCATTGAACGGACGGTTTATACCAGCTCTGTCGCGGCCATTGGGGTGCCAGACTCAGGGGCCATTGCCAATGAGACCTATCAAAGCTCCATTGAAAAACTGATTGGGGCCTACAAGCAGTCCAAGTATTTAGCTGAACAGGAGGCTTTCCACGCCATCAGCATTGGTCAGGATATTGTGATCGTCAATCCCAGTACTCCCATCGGTCCTTGGGATCTAAAGCCCACGCCAACGGGAGATATGATTCTGCGGTTTCTCCGGCGTCAGATGCCTTTTTATCTGAATACGGGGCTGAATCTGATCCATGTGCGAGACGTTGCTCAGGGGCATCTATTAGCCCTGGAAAAAGGCAAAACTGGAGAGCGCTATATCCTTGGCAACCGCAACCTGACACTACAGGAAATTCTGGCGCAGCTCTCTGAGATTACGGGACTCCCAGAGCCGCGTAGTGGTCTGCCGGCCTGGATTCCGCTGACGGCTGCCTGGATTGATGAATGTGTGCTGGCTCCCTTGGGCAAAACGCCCTCTGTGCCTTTAGCTGGCGTAAAAATGGCGAAACAGAAGATGTTTTATGACGCCTCTAAAGCCGTGCAGGATTTGGGACTGCCGCAGACCGATGTGAGGGTAGCGCTCCGTGAGGCCGTGGACTGGTTTATTCATCACGATTATGTGCCCAACTGGCAGGGCTAA
- a CDS encoding ABC transporter ATP-binding protein, which produces MPVSFMTETQPDRSPPASPPAIVAQNLQMTYQAGEQKFQALKGIDLEILSGDIELLMGPSGSGKTTLLSILGGILTPTAGRVSLLGQEITGLSRPKLSKFRLQQIGFIFQGFNLFPALSAAENVEAALNLKGVRGKAAKEESRRLLDQVGLSDKERNLPRDLSGGQKQRVAIARALAANPRLIFADEPTAALDSQRGRAIIELLRKLAKEEGCTVLMVSHDPRIIDVADRVVYLEDGMITPALNSTAHEQSSVKMA; this is translated from the coding sequence ATGCCAGTTTCATTCATGACAGAAACTCAGCCTGATCGTTCGCCTCCTGCGTCACCCCCTGCGATTGTGGCCCAAAATTTGCAGATGACCTATCAGGCGGGAGAGCAGAAGTTTCAGGCTCTCAAGGGGATTGATCTCGAAATTCTTTCGGGGGATATTGAGTTGTTGATGGGGCCTTCAGGCTCGGGCAAGACGACGCTGCTTTCTATCTTGGGCGGTATTTTAACGCCAACAGCAGGGCGAGTCTCGCTTCTAGGGCAGGAGATTACGGGCCTATCGCGGCCTAAGCTTTCAAAGTTTCGCCTGCAGCAGATCGGCTTTATTTTTCAGGGCTTTAATCTGTTTCCTGCCCTGAGCGCAGCGGAAAATGTAGAGGCAGCGCTCAATCTCAAGGGCGTGCGCGGTAAGGCAGCGAAGGAAGAGTCGCGGCGGCTGTTAGATCAGGTGGGGCTGTCAGATAAGGAGCGGAATCTGCCCCGTGATTTGTCTGGGGGGCAAAAGCAGAGAGTTGCGATCGCACGTGCCCTAGCGGCCAACCCTCGGTTGATTTTCGCCGATGAACCCACTGCAGCCCTAGACTCTCAGCGCGGGCGCGCCATCATCGAACTGCTACGTAAGCTGGCAAAAGAAGAGGGCTGTACCGTTTTAATGGTTTCCCACGATCCGCGCATTATTGACGTGGCAGATCGCGTTGTATACCTCGAAGATGGCATGATCACGCCAGCATTAAATTCAACTGCCCATGAGCAAAGTTCAGTGAAGATGGCATAA
- a CDS encoding FtsX-like permease family protein → MVSLARKNLFQDLPRFIVAQAGIMFAVGLVTIQTGLLNGFTKSTTLLIDNANADLWVASEDMRYLDLTLPMPYERVAQAKAVEGVKTAEALISQGSVWRYASDQIAPIKIVGFDPDGELFRPAPLIEGDFNQVKQPYHIIVDELELGSLDIEGVGATADIGSFEAQVSGMTSGLSSIVSSPYVFTSLPNALAYLESPVASPEANPADPPALTPEGRINFVLVRAEPGQNLQVLKKRLESELLDVRVLTQPELTELTQTYWRNSTGVGYILGLGAAVGVVVGTVVVGQILYSSVSDHLKEFGTLKAMGSPDWYIYRVILEQALWMAVLGYVPGIALSAGLGAWTAQAQAIAILINPGIAAGVFLITVVMCSGAAIFAIQKVTRLDPAMVFKS, encoded by the coding sequence ATGGTTTCTCTAGCGCGCAAAAATCTGTTTCAAGATCTGCCTCGTTTTATCGTGGCCCAGGCTGGCATTATGTTTGCCGTGGGTTTGGTTACCATCCAGACGGGGCTGCTCAATGGGTTTACGAAGTCCACAACCCTGCTGATTGACAATGCCAATGCCGATTTGTGGGTTGCCTCAGAGGATATGCGCTATCTTGACCTGACGCTGCCGATGCCCTACGAGCGAGTGGCCCAGGCTAAAGCCGTTGAGGGGGTGAAGACGGCTGAGGCGCTAATCTCTCAGGGATCTGTCTGGCGCTATGCCTCTGATCAGATTGCGCCAATCAAAATTGTGGGGTTCGATCCAGACGGTGAACTCTTTCGGCCTGCTCCCCTGATTGAGGGTGATTTCAACCAGGTCAAGCAGCCCTATCACATTATTGTGGATGAACTTGAGTTAGGTTCGCTAGATATCGAAGGCGTTGGGGCCACGGCTGATATTGGCTCCTTCGAGGCGCAGGTGTCTGGAATGACCTCAGGGCTTAGTTCTATCGTATCGAGTCCGTACGTGTTTACGTCGCTGCCTAATGCGCTGGCCTATCTGGAGTCTCCCGTCGCTTCTCCTGAAGCCAATCCTGCAGATCCGCCAGCGCTAACGCCGGAGGGACGCATTAATTTTGTGCTGGTGCGAGCTGAACCGGGTCAGAATTTGCAGGTTCTCAAGAAACGGCTGGAGTCTGAGCTGCTCGATGTGCGGGTATTGACGCAGCCTGAGCTAACTGAATTAACCCAAACTTACTGGCGCAACAGTACGGGTGTGGGCTACATCTTGGGCTTAGGGGCTGCGGTGGGTGTCGTGGTCGGGACTGTTGTAGTGGGCCAGATTCTCTATTCTTCGGTCAGCGATCACCTGAAGGAGTTTGGAACGCTGAAGGCAATGGGCTCGCCGGACTGGTATATCTACCGGGTGATTTTAGAGCAAGCGCTCTGGATGGCGGTTTTAGGATACGTGCCCGGTATTGCTCTATCTGCGGGTTTGGGGGCTTGGACAGCTCAGGCCCAGGCGATCGCAATCTTGATTAATCCTGGTATTGCGGCGGGGGTGTTCTTGATTACGGTGGTGATGTGCAGTGGAGCGGCGATCTTTGCTATTCAAAAGGTGACGCGTCTGGATCCGGCGATGGTGTTCAAGTCGTGA
- a CDS encoding DOMON-like domain-containing protein: MTQLFELQPFLCSSALSSIQVKGELTRNPECLRIRYVVVDPLGEVVALPPSDAPSRQDDLWATTCLELFFGPAGSENYWEINLSTAGHWNVYRFDAYRSGMREEASVTVLPFKVERPAGRLHLSLDLDLTLLGIGEGELEVAIATVLQSKNNLMSYWALTHPGAEADFHRRDSFILKA; this comes from the coding sequence ATGACTCAGCTTTTCGAATTGCAGCCCTTTTTGTGTTCAAGCGCCCTATCCTCCATTCAGGTTAAGGGAGAGCTGACGCGCAACCCCGAATGCCTGCGTATCCGTTATGTTGTCGTTGATCCCTTGGGTGAGGTTGTGGCTTTGCCCCCTAGCGATGCGCCGTCTCGACAGGATGACCTGTGGGCAACCACCTGTTTGGAGCTCTTTTTTGGGCCGGCCGGTTCTGAGAATTACTGGGAGATCAACTTATCAACCGCTGGTCACTGGAATGTCTATCGGTTTGATGCCTATCGTTCCGGGATGCGGGAAGAAGCTTCTGTGACGGTCCTTCCCTTTAAGGTGGAACGCCCAGCCGGTCGACTACATTTGTCGCTAGACCTTGATCTAACGCTGCTTGGGATTGGGGAGGGGGAGTTGGAGGTTGCGATCGCAACCGTTCTCCAATCCAAAAACAACCTAATGAGCTACTGGGCACTGACGCATCCGGGGGCCGAAGCAGACTTCCATCGGCGGGATAGCTTCATCCTCAAAGCGTAA